Proteins encoded within one genomic window of Arachis ipaensis cultivar K30076 chromosome B08, Araip1.1, whole genome shotgun sequence:
- the LOC107610528 gene encoding protein MAIN-LIKE 1-like, which produces MTITLQNVAYQLRLRIDDDPVSGCIGGWEQYHHGRTIEDFFYGELEQDPAEQRLLRYMKGYIIQLIGSILFPDASDSRVYIRWFPLLEDLEACGRLSWGSAVLAWLYRQMCHATEHGQRNLGDCISLLLSWAYHYIPLLRPGGFDTHRFPLVERWVQYLPNNARGEGRLRHCRRTLNRTGLLNVSGVDAVRRPTAARSDSTDDS; this is translated from the exons ATGACTATCACCCTGCAAAACGTGGCCTATCAGCTGAGACTGAGGATTGACGATGATCCTGTGAGTGGATGTATAGGTGGTTGGGAGCAGTACCATCATGGACGGACCATTGAGGACTTTT TCTATGGAGAGTTGGAGCAGGACCCTGCTGAGCAGCGCCTTTTGAGGTACATGAAAGGGTACATCATACAGTTGATAGGGAGTATCCTGTTCCCAGATGCATCTGATTCTCGGGTGTACATTAGGTGGTTCCCCCTCCTAGAGGACCTTGAGGCATGTGGCCGTTTATCTTGGGGCTCGGCTGTGCTGGCATGGCTATACCGCCAGATGTGCCATGCCACAGAGCATGGCCAGCGCAACTTAGGAGATTGCATCAGCTTGCTGCTGTCTTGGGCCTATCATTATATTCCGCTGCTACGGCCCGGTGGATTTGACACGCATCGGTTTCCGCTGGTCGAGAG GTGGGTTCAGTATCTACCGAACAATGCCAGAGGCGAGGGCAGGCTTAGGCATTGTAGGCGTACTCTGAATAGGACTGGGCTGCTGAACGTAA GTGGAGTGGACGCCGTACGCAGACCCACAGCTGCACGGTCTGATTCCACCGACGACAGCTAA